The Argentina anserina chromosome 3, drPotAnse1.1, whole genome shotgun sequence genome includes a region encoding these proteins:
- the LOC126786782 gene encoding zinc transporter 11, translated as MPRPLLLLLLLLLLLLSIAVAASAHSGHDDDDETPPDNINLRARPLILVKIWCLIVIFFGTFIPGVSPYFLKWNQGFLVLGTQFAGGVFLGTALMHFLSDADETFKDLTDKEYPFAFMLASAGFLMTMLADCVISYVFSKKRDGGSVSDHEIQGRVEQEKGVTASQFESHNHFVNASVANVSSLGDSVLLIVALCFHSVFEGIAIGVAETKADAWKALWTISLHKVFAAIAMGIALLRMMPNRPFLSCVAYAFAFAISSPIGVAIGIIIDATTQGPLADWIFAISMGLACGIFVYVAVNHLMAKGYTPDKAVSVDKPHYKFLAVLLGVGVIAVVMIWDT; from the exons ATGCCTCGACcacttctcctcctcctcctcctcctcctcctcctcctttccATCGCCGTCGCCGCCTCCGCTCACAGCGGCCACGACGATGACGACGAGACTCCGCCAGACAATATTAACCTCCGGGCCAGGCCGCTGATTCTGGTAAAGATTTGGTGTCTGATAGTCATCTTCTTCGGGACTTTCATCCCGGGAGTTTCGCCTTATTTCTTGAAATGGAATCAGGGTTTCTTGGTTCTGGGGACCCAGTTTGCCGGGGGCGTGTTTCTCGGGACCGCCCTGATGCATTTTCTGAGTGATGCTGATGAGACTTTTAAGGACTTGACGGATAAAGAGTACCCTTTTGCGTTCATGTTGGCTAGCGCTGGGTTCTTGATGACAATGTTAGCTGATTGTGTCATTTCCTATGTGTTTTCCAAGAAAAGGGATGGTGGCTCTGTTTCTGATCATGAGATTCAAG GGAGGGTTGAACAGGAGAAAGGTGTCACAGCATCACAGTTTGAG AGCCATAATCACTTTGTAAATGCATCTGTCGCGAATGTTAGCTCACTTGGGGATAGTGTTCTATTGATAGTGGCATTGTGTTTCCACTCTGTGTTTGAGGGCATTGCGATTGGAGTTGCTGAGACTAAAGCTGATGCTTGGAAAGCCTTATGGACGATTTCTCTGCACAAGGTATTTGCAGCCATTGCAATGGGAATTGCTCTTCTCCGAATGATGCCTAACCGTCCCTTCCTATCATGTGTTGCCTATGCTTTTGCATTTGCTATTTCAAGTCCTATTGGCGTGGCCATTGGAATCATAATAGATGCGACAACCCAAGGTCCTCTTGCAGATTGGATATTTGCGATTTCAATGGGTCTGGCATGTGGAATATTCGTCTATGTAGCAGTAAACCATTTAATGGCCAAGGGCTACACACCTGATAAGGCAGTTTCTGTGGACAAACCCCATTACAAGTTTTTGGCAGTGTTGTTAGGCGTTGGCGTGATAGCTGTTGTGATGATCTGGGACACTTGA
- the LOC126787283 gene encoding beta-amyrin 28-monooxygenase-like has protein sequence MVLEKYYFHPTTLLLGLVSLCAISLLVLLYRHRSQFTGNNLPPGNVGYPVIGETYEFLSWGQKGYPEKFVSDRVNMHSSQVFKTSLIGEKTIFFCGTACNKFLFSNENKLVRFWFPSSFKKIFPSCNKTSAGEESNKMKTMLTNFLKLNALQRYFGIINQSTQSHFADCWENRNEVHALELAKSHTFKLAARLFVSLEDQADIEKLSKPFFLVNAGTISLPIDFPGTPLNKAIKAANLIRKDLCKMVKQRKVDLAEGNASPTQDMLSHMLLYCDDDGTYLKEFDIADKILGLLLAGFDTVSAALTFIVKYLGELPHIYDAVYKEQMEIVNSKAIGESLKWEDLQRMKYSWNVAQEVLRMTPPVQGNFREALTDFIFNGFTIPKGWKLYWSANFTHKSADCFPEPEKFDPSRFEGNGPAPYTYIPFGGGPRMCPGNEYTRVVILVFMHHLVKRFQWEKIFPSEKTIVVALPTPAKGLPIRLFHHHKSP, from the exons ATGGTGTTGGAGAAATATTATTTCCATCCCACCACCCTCCTCTTGGGCCTTGTTTCCTTGTGTGCAATCTCTCTCTTGGTGCTCCTCTATAGGCATAGATCTCAGTTCACCGGTAACAATCTACCCCCGGGTAACGTTGGCTACCCGGTGATCGGAGAGACCTACGAGTTCTTATCTTGGGGTCAGAAAGGCTACCCCGAGAAGTTCGTCTCAGACCGGGTGAACATGCACTCCTCTCAAGTCTTCAAGACCTCCTTAATTGGGGAGAAAACTATCTTTTTTTGCGGCACCGCTTGCAACAAGTTCTTGTTCTCCAATGAGAACAAGCTTGTCCGATTCTGGTTTCCCAGCAGTTTCAAAAAGATCTTCCCTTCTTGTAACAAAACCTCAGCCGGAGAGGAGTCTAACAAGATGAAAACGATGCTAACCAACTTTTTGAAGCTTAACGCTCTGCAACGATACTTCGGAATCATTAACCAAAGTACTCAATCCCATTTTGCAGATTGCTGGGAAAACCGAAACGAAGTTCATGCCTTAGAACTCGCTAAGAG CCACACTTTCAAGCTTGCTGCACGCTTATTCGTTAGCCTTGAAGATCAAGCGGACATTGAAAAGCTCAGCAAACCGTTCTTTCTAGTGAATGCTGGAACTATATCGTTGCCCATTGATTTCCCAGGAACTCCGCTTAATAAAGCCATCAAGGCTGCCAACTTGATTCGAAAGGATTTGTGCAAGATGGTCAAGCAAAGAAAGGTTGACTTAGCTGAGGGCAATGCATCCCCCACACAAGACATGTTGTCACACATGCTCTTGTACTGCGATGATGATGGAACATATCTGAAGGAATTCGATATCGCCGATAAGATTCTTGGTTTGTTGCTTGCTGGCTTCGACACTGTCAGTGCTGCACTGACTTTCATTGTGAAGTATCTTGGCGAGCTACCTCATATTTATGATGCAGTCTACAAAG AGCAAATGGAGATTGTAAATTCAAAAGCCATAGGGGAGTCGTTAAAATGGGAAGACCTTCAAAGGATGAAATACTCGTGGAATGTAGCTCAAGAAGTGCTGAGGATGACACCACCTGTTCAAGGAAACTTCAGGGAAGCTTTAACcgatttcattttcaatggTTTCACCATTCCAAAAGGGTGGAAGTTGTACTGGAGTGCAAACTTCACACACAAGAGCGCAGATTGTTTCCCTGAACCGGAGAAATTCGACCCATCAAGATTCGAAGGAAATGGACCGGCACCTTACACATATATTCCGTTTGGTGGAGGACCAAGAATGTGTCCGGGAAATGAGTACACTCGGGTGGTGATATTGGTGTTCATGCATCACTTGGTTAAAAGGTTCCAATGGGAGAAGATTTTTCCTAGTGAGAAGACCATTGTGGTTGCTCTCCCCACTCCCGCCAAGGGACTTCCTATTCGACTTTTTCATCACCATAAGAGTCCATGA